The Piliocolobus tephrosceles isolate RC106 chromosome 4, ASM277652v3, whole genome shotgun sequence genome contains the following window.
TTAACATCCTCATTGCCTGTCTTTGCCCTACAAAAGTACTTACCATATGCCCAAATAAAGTTTGAGCAATTTAGCTCCACTATTCTGAAACACATATTATCTAGGGTCTAGTCTTTAAAAGTAcaaagtaaaaagtttaaaagtataaCTCACAAAAAGTTGTAGCCAAACTAAAAAAGCTGAAATGATAAATTTGATGGATTTGAGTACAATGCAGAGTGCTAACATACATATGTAGGGGAGAAGAGGGCAGGGCTCTTATAAAACGAATGCAGTCAAATCTTTTATAATAGTTTCTTAAGTAATATGAATATTAGAGAGATGATTCATGAAATTTTAAGTCAGTGCCACGTCTAGGAATATCAAGACATAGTAAGACATTgtaaagagtattttttttctgaacgAATCTATTAAAGAGATACataaggtgtttctttttttcccctaattgcTTAGTTTTTCTTAGTCACATATTCAAGGGAACATACTAATGTTTGGTAAAATGGTGTTTGTCAAATTCTACTTCTCACTTTCACCTACCATGCCATGTTCAATTATTGTATATGTAAGTATCAGAAATTCGAGTATTgttaattttaatatactttcaCCAAAGTagtatttttaatgagaaaatcatAATCTCATCAGTAAGCCCTTTCTAAAAAATCCAACAGAAAATATCAACTAGTAAATGATtatgataagaaaagaaaacccagaaataatccTAAGGCAGAGCAACTTCAGGCTTCAATGTGAAACAATCACAGTCTCTTGGGAGGTGTTTCTCTCTCAAAGCAGCTGTCTGTTCCAAAGGTGCTCAGGCACCATGCACTTTTCTTCTTCCAACTGGGAAGATGTAGAAAAATGATTCAATTCACTCAAGGAGGAACAAATATTTAGTCAAAGTGATTATGAAAAAGGCTGCTTCCATGATCTAGGTGAGACCATGTCAGAGTGTGAGGAAAGTGTTAAAATTGTGGGTGGGTCCAGGATAGACTGAGATGCAGAAGCTCCAGCATACAGTCTTCTGTCTTGGGAAGATGGAGCCAGTACTTATTCCCTCAGGAACAGGATTACTTTTCTAGTCTTGGGCTGCAAATCCCATAATTTTGTGGTACTAGATAAAAATGTGGCCCTTAAACTTGAATGTGCAGGCAAGCTTTCTCAGGGGCATCTCTTTTTCAAATCTCACACATGTCCAGAGCCTCTTCTACAACCTGCGTGACCAAGGCCTTGACCATTCCAACCATGACAATGACCACACTCCCGGATACAGGCCACCACAGATGGACTGCATCAGACTCCCAATGGGTGCCTCTGACTCCCTTCAACACACAGATATACCCCACTGGATTCTACTCACACTGCTTCCACAATGTGCAGTAATTTGTAAATAGAGAGGTTATTCAAATTGTAGACAATGAAGTTTAACGTATTTTCATAGCAAACTAGTGGAAACATCATAGGAGACAGGGAACATTGAAAACACAGAGTTGTATACATAAAACTTCCAAGTATACCTGGAATCTACTGTTTCATAAAATGCAATAAACATCTTTTAACTCTCATTAATAAGAAATTTACTTTGTTTACGGAACTCATATGCAGacatagtaaagaaaaaaacagatttctttataattttatagagTTGAACTGAAACTCGCTCACAGACACATTTGCACTTGACACTAGTGCCTTGGGAGCCTCAAGGTAGATGAGACGTTTCCTAACAgaagcacacacagacacaaccTGATTTCTGCCTACATTTCCACTGGCAATCCTATGCTTAGCTACCTTTGGACCCCGGGAGGGAAAAGAAACCAAAACGGAACAAAACTTCTCACGTCAGAACTACCAGTTACagggggaagagaaaaaaggaaacacaaccAAACAGAAAAGAAGTCCTCTAGAGTGCGACGTTTCCCAGGAGCGTGGGCTCTTACGCTCCCTCTCCGCGGATGCGGCGGGCCAGCTGCATGTCTCCGGGCATCATTGTGACGCGCCCGGCATGGATGGCACACAGGTTGGTGTCTTCGAAGAGGCTCACCAGGTAGGCCTCGCTGGCCTCCTGCAGGGCGCCAATGGCCGCGCTCTGGAAGCGCAGGTCCGGGCTGATGGCCTGGGCGATCTCGCGCACCAGGCGCTGGAAGGGCAGCTTGGGCAGGAGCAGCTGCGTGGACTTCTGGTACTTTCTGATTTCCCGCAGCGCCAGGGTGCCAGGCCTGTAGCGGTGAGGCTTCTTGATCCCCCCTCTAGGCGGCAACCTCTTGCCTGGGGCTTTGGTGACTGGGGGCTTCCTGGGGGCCTGCCAGGCGGTGGCTTTCCGGGCGGTCTGCTTGGTGCGCGCCATGTTTGGGGGCCTTAGCCTCTCCGCTCTCCCTGGGCTGAGCCTGGCCTCCTGCAGGCGGTGCTGGCGTCTGAAAACGAGGGCAGCGGTGCTGTGGACAGGATGCAGAGAGCCTGTGAGTTGAGATCTGTGCGCATGACTCTCCCACACACTTAGTCCCTGCAAACCCAGCCCCAGACTCACCGGCTCTCAGGTCTGTGGGTCGGAGGCCGGGCTTCTAGTCTTCCTGGAGGGTCGTGGGTTTCCTTGGTCTACACAGCAGCAACCAGGAATCTCCCTCGCAGGCAGTCTCTTTCTGTCTGGAGATCTCTGTGGTCTCAGTAAGGCCCTGCCTCTTATAAGGAGCTCAGATGATTGCATTAGACCCTCCCAGCTACCTTCCATTGTACCCCTTGCTTCACTAGATCCTCAACCTCATCAGGGCTGTGAAAACCCAATCAAGTCCCCAGATTCTGCACACACCCCAGGGAGGGAGGAACCTCTGCTGTGTGCATCATGGGAGGGATGGTAGGTGCGAGTTAGTAAAGTTCTGGGTTCCAAGGAGATTCTGAAAGTTTACATGGAAGTCATTACAATGAAAAAGACATGAGTAAAGTTGCATGTTACACGACATTGGTGACTGCTGCAAAACACCAAGGGTGCGATCATGAGGTGTCTCTCAGGTTCCCAGAGGATGAGGTGAAACGGTGAGGGAAAGATGGAAAACCTCTAACAGGGGTGCTCTTGGGGGCATTTTTCTCCCCCAAAGTGACATTCAAGGGAATCTGCAGGTAGCCTTCAGGCAAAGCTGTGGCTTTTTGTTCAAATGGTCCTATGAGCCTGTCACTGAGGCCCCCTGTTTTTTTCTTACCTTGGTACTGGGGCTGAGCTTGGTTTCCATTGCCAGCTTTGGAAATGCCATGAGGCCCAGTGAAGACCCTGAGTTTACTGAGCTGCTGCTGAACCGAGGCCACAGCTGCTACCTTCATACCTCTGGCTCCATGAGAAAaggcaaagcagaaaaaaaaaaacacacaaacaaaaggcCCCTATTTCAATACACGGTTAACAGGCTTCTCTGATACTTGTAGTAGAAATTTAATGCCCATGTATGCAATGCATATATCATGCACCAAACAGGAAATTCCAGGATAATCAACACTCACAAAATAAGTTTacattactgttttaaaaatagagctcATTTCATAGAAAACCTTTAGGTTCATGCCAAAATGGGGCAAAAGGAACAGAGGTTACAGATATCCTCTCCCCCAACATATTCATAGGCCCCCTTATTATCAACTTTCTCTCCTAGATTGGGACTTTGGCTACAATCATTTAGCCTACACTGACACGTCACTCTGACTCCAAGACCATAGCTCTTCTTAGGATTCACTTGGCTGTTGTACATTCCATGGACCGAGCAAAGGCATAATTACACGTGTCCACCGTTATTGTATTCTATGGACTAGTTTCACTTCCGTACAAATGCACTGTGTCCAGTCTCCGC
Protein-coding sequences here:
- the LOC116418755 gene encoding histone H3.Y-like translates to MARTKQTARKATAWQAPRKPPVTKAPGKRLPPRGGIKKPHRYRPGTLALREIRKYQKSTQLLLPKLPFQRLVREIAQAISPDLRFQSAAIGALQEASEAYLVSLFEDTNLCAIHAGRVTMMPGDMQLARRIRGEGA